AGTAACAGCAATCTACCTACTTTTAGCCATTGCAATGTCAATAGTAGGTGATGGTTCTATTTCTTCTTTTATTAGTGTTTTAAAAAATGACTTAAATTGAAATGAACAAATAATTTCTTATCTTCTTGGTTTTACAAATATTTTTATTGCTTTAGGAATTTTAGGAATATTAAATGCTTTTACTATGTGAGGTCCAAGATTGGTTGAAGAGCTAATTCTTCATGGAGATTTTAAATTTTTACAAAAATATAAACATAAACTCAACATAGAAAAACCAGTTGTTGGAACTATAATAACACTTGTTTTTTCTACATTTTTAATCATAATTTTGTTCTTAATTGGAACCTTTGCTTTTATAGATGATAGTAAATACGATAATTATGGATCAAAATTAGATAGTCTATACTCGCTTGCTGATATTTTAGGTAATTGATCGGCTTTAATTTCTTTTGCTTTTATAGCTATTGCGATTTTTGGAGGGTTAAAAAATAGAAAAACAAATAAAGTAAAAGTAACAAAATTCAAGCACTTTGTGTTATTTTCAGTAATTTCCTTAGTTGTTACTTGACTAATTTTAATTTTCTCAATTGCAATTCCAATTTTTGATTTATTAGCTTTATTTTGAATAAAAGATACAAAAGATGTATTAGTTCCAAGATTAGTAAAAGTCTTGATTTTGTTTGCTTTTTTTGCAATTTCAGCTTTTCCGATTTTCTTCGAATCTTTGAAGAAAAAGTACTTAAAAAAGAAAATTAAAAAATAATTTTCGTTTTTTTTTAAAATATAGTACTATTTAAAAGAAATGCAATCAAAACAAATTAACTTAGAAAAATTTATTAGAGACGTAAAAGATTTCCCAATCGAAGGAATTATATTTAAAGATATTTCACCACTTTTAGCTAATGGAAAAGCACTACACTGCACAATTCACAAAATGGCAGAATTAGCAAAAGATGCAGATGTTATTATTGGACCAGATGCAAGAGGTTTCTTGTTTGGTACTCCAACAGCTGCTTTTTTAAAAAAACCTTTTATCATGGTAAGAAAGCCTAAAAAATTACCAGGCGATGTAATTAGTTTCGAATACGAACTAGAATACGGAACTTCTACTTTAGAAATCCAAACAAACATGCTAAAACCAGGTCAAAAAGTAGCAATTATCGATGACGTTTTAGCTACTGGTGGAACAATGAAAGCCATCACAGATTTAATTGAATCTCAAGGAGCTGTTGTTCACAAAATAGTATTTTTATTAGAATTAGTAGCTCTTAACGGAATTGAAAAATTAAAAAATTATGATGTTAGTTCATTAATCAGAGTTGAATAATCATTTCTTTTCAAACTTCAATTTTATGTTATAATTATTGCCTATAATTACAACACAACACATTAATCCTTGATCTATATTAAATAGATCCAATTTGACCAAAAGGAGACATCATGTCAAAATACGAAATTATGACTGTTTTAGCTCCAGGAACTGAATTAAAAGTCATTGAAGACATTTTAAAATCAGTTTTTAGTGCAAAAAACATCGAAAAATTCGAAAAACTTGAAAGAACTGAGTTAGCATACGAAATTAAAAAACATAAACAAGGAATTTTCGTTTTAGCTAACGTTAAAGCTGAAGAAAGTTTAATTGAAGAATTTGTTAGAAGAGCTAATATTTTAAAAAAACAAATTCTAAGATTTTTAGTAATTAATCTTGATTCAGAAAGAGGAATTAACAAAACCTTCAAAGCAATAAAAAACGATAAACAAAGATTTTTCTCCAGCAAAAAAACAACAGCTTCAACAGAAGAAAATAAAGGATTTACAAAGCCATTTGCTAAAAAATCCTTTTCAAAAAAATCTGAAGAAACTGATACTTCTAAAACAACAGAACACGAAAAAAAACCAAGACAACCAAGAACTATAAAAACTAAAGAAGTAAAAGAATCAAAAGTAGCATCTACAGCAAAAAAAGTAGAAAAAACAGCAGAAAATAAAGAGTAAATTTTATGAATAAAGTCATATTAGTTGGCAGAATAGTCAATGACTTAACTTTAAATAGAACAAAGTCAGGTCTTGATTATCTTAGATTTAATTTAGCAATTGAAAGAAGAAAATTTAGCTCTGATGCTGAAGATATTACAGATTTTATTCCAATTGTAGCTTGAAGATTTAATGCAATAAATATTTATTCACTTTCTACTAAAGGCTCTTTAATTTTAATTGAAGGTTATCTTTCATCAGGAAGGTATCAAAAAGAAGATGGTTCCAATGTCTACACTCTTGATGTTGTAGTAGACACCTTTAGAGCTTTAGAAACTAAAGAGCAATTAGAATTAAGAAAGAAAAAAAATATTTCTGAATCACATCAGCCTTCATTTAAAGCTTCAACACCATCTTCAGTAAACGAGCCTACTTTTGTCAATGCAAACACTTCAAAAGCTGAAACAATTTCAGAAAATCTACAAGCAACTAATGATGAAACTGACGACGATGACGATGATATATTCATAGATTGAAATTTTAATTCTATGGATGAGTAAAGGAATTATTATGAACAAGAAAAATAAGAAAAAATTAAAGAAAAAACCTTGCCACTTTTGCGAAACACAAACAGTTTATATAGATTATAAAAATGTTGAAGTATTGGAAAAATTTGTTAATCCTCATGGAAAAATTCAACCTTCTAGAATTACAGGAAGTTGTTCAAAACACCAAAGACAAGTTTCATTAGCAATTAAAAGAGCAAGAATGATAGCCTTAATGGCATTTGTTGGTGAAAGAGTTAGAAGGTAAAAAAAGAAAATAAAAAAATTTTTAGTTAATCTAAAAATTTTTTTATTATAATTAAAATTATGTCATTAAAAGCCGGTATTGTAGGACTTCCTAATGTAGGAAAATCAAGTCTTTTTTCTGCACTTACATCTTCAACAGTTGAAATTGCAAATTATCCTTTTGCAACTATAGATCCAACTGTTGCAATTGTAGAAATTAAAGACAAAAGATTAAATGAAATAGCAAAAATTGTAAATCCTGAAAAAGTAGTTTATGCTACCTTCTCTTTTGTTGATATAGCTGGTTTAATAGCGGGTGCTTCAAAAGGAGAAGGACTAGGAAATAAATTTTTAGCCAACATCAGAGATGTAGATGCTATTATTCATGTTGTTCGTTGCTTTGAAGACAACAAAATTATTCATGTTTCTAACAAAATTGATCCAAAAGCAGATGTTGAAGTAATAAATTTAGAATTAATTTTATCTGATTTATCAGTTATTGAAAATGTCTTAAAAAGAGTAGCCAAAAGAGCACAAAACACACCAGATAAAACAGCTAAGTTAGAATATGAATTAGCTCAAAAAATTGAAAAAGTACTTAAATTGGGACAACCAGCAAGAACTTTAGATTATTCAGATGAAGAAAAAAAGCTTTTACAAAGCTGACAACTATTAAGTCTTAAACCAGTTTTATATGTAGCAAACATTGATCAAGAATCGATTAAAAATCCAACAATTAATAAATATTATGTTGAATTAGAAAAAATTGCAAAACAGGAAAATAATAAAATTATTCCTATTTCAGTACAAATCGAATATGAAATCAGTTTGTTAAACACAGAAGAAAAAGAAGAATTTTTACAAGAGTACAATCTCAAAGAACCAGGTTTAGATATTTTAACAAGAGAAGCTTTTTCTTTATTAAATCTAGCTAATTATTTTACTGCAGGAGTAAAAGAAGTAAGAGCTTGAACTTTCAAAAAAGGTTATACAGCTCCTCAATGTGGTGGAATAATTCACTCAGATTTTGAAAAAAAATTCATCAAAGTTGAGATAATATCTTATAATGACTTTATAGAATCTAAAGGCGAAAAAAACGCAAAAGAACAAGGAAAACAAAGACTAGAAGGTAAAAATTACCTTGTACAAGATGGAGACATCTGTAATTTTAAATTTGGAAAATAAATATATAATATTAAAATTCAAAAACAAAATCAAAAAGTCAGGGGGTTTAGTATAACGGCAGTACCACGGACTCCAAACCCGTTAGTAAAGGTTCGAATCCTTTAACCCTCGCCATATGTAATTGCACTATGAAAAACAACACCAATCCATTTAATTCACAAAACTTTCAAAATCAAAATTCAAAGTCTACAAATAGAAACACATCTTTTTCTAATCCTTTTGCAAATAAACAAAATTTTCAACAAGGAAATACAACACAAAAATCAGATTCATCTTTAAATTCTGCTTCAGATTCCAGATTTAAAAATCAATCTCCATTTAATAATTTTAAACAACCAAATGAATCAGAATTTATAGAAAATTCAACACAAAATTTAAATAACTTTCAACAACCTTCTAAGTTTTCAGAACAACCTTATGGTGGTTCTGATAATTTTAGATCTAATCCACAAAATCCTCAATTCCCAAACCAAAATCACAACAATCCAAACGCACAAAAACCTAATCAATATGGTTTTCCTAATCAAAACTATAACGGCTATAACCAGACAAATCCACAATTTCCTAACCGAAATTACAACAATCCTAACCCACAAAATCAACCAATTCCTATTCCTCAGAATCAACAATACTCACAATTTTCAAATCCTCAAAATCCTTCATTTCCAAACCAAAATTACAAGAATCCTCAACAACAAAATCCTCAATTCCCTAACCAAAATTACAACAATCCAAACCCACAAAATCAACCAATACCTAATCCACAAAATCAACAATATCCACAGTTTCCAAATCCTCAAAATCCTTCATTTTCTAACCAAAACTATAATAATCCTCAACAACAAAATCCTCAATTTCCAAACCAAAATTACAATCCAGCAAATCCTAATCAATATAATGTCCCAAATAACAACAACTATCAAAACCATCCATTACAGAATTATTCTACAAATCCACAATCAACAATTGCTCCAACTCAACAGTACATCAATAATCAACAAAATACTTCTAATACTACACAAGGTGATGTTCCAAAATATTTTTCTGTAAAGCAGGAATCACAAAAATGACAAAAATTCTTGAAATTTAAACCTTCAAAGAAAAAACAACTCAAAAAAGTGGATTTCCAAAATTCCAATGCAGAATTTTTTAAACCTTTTTTCTCTTCCGAGTCTAATTTTATTTACTTAGAAAAAGGTTTAGGATATAATAAAATCAACAATATTTCACTTCATAATTTTGCTAAAACTATTTTAGCTGGATTAGAAACACTATACGAAGAAGCACTAAGAAATAATGAAGTAAGCATTAAAGAAATTAAATTTAGAGAAAGACCTATTATTTTTGCTCATAATTTAATTTCACAAAAAGATATTTTTAAAACTTTCTACAGAAGTTTTAAACATTATAAATTAGAGACACTTTGAGTAAAAAAGACAAATAGACAAGAAAATATTGACAAAGAAACACTCAAGTACTGATTAGAAAAAAATATAGTAGATGGTGCTGAAGATAAACCAATTTTAATTTTTTATTTTTACAATGATCCACATTCAAATAAAGTAATTTTAGAAATTAGAAATAGATTCTTTTACTTTTTAGATCAAGAATTTTATGAAACACTGTCTGAATTATCACAACAATTAATATTTGAAAGTAATTACAAAAAATTCGCTAAACTAAACAAAAAAGATTTTGAAAAAAATGTATTATTAGATAATCAGCTAGCCAACTTAGTCGAAGAAGTAAAAAATAAATACTCTTTGAATTCTCAGACAGAAAGCAAAGTAAAAACACTTTTGAAAATTAAGCTAAAAGAAAGTTTTTTTGATATTTTTACAAAACTTGACTTTAATATCAAAAAGTCTTCATTTTCCTTGTTGTTTTCATGAATTTTTCTTAGTTTTAGAAAAAAATACCACTTTGTGATAGATGCAATAAACTTAGAAGATGTCAAGTTTTATCTTCGTAATAAATGAAAATATACACAATTAAGATCCTGAGATATCTTTTTAATATTATTAGATATTTACTCAAAAAAATCTGTTTTTGCTGCTACCACTAACCCTAGTGAAAATTATGTACAAAACATTTTAAATATAAACACACAATTACCTTTACAAATTTTTGAAAACTTTAATTTTGAAAATGTAAATTTTTACTATTCACAAGATGAAACATTAATAAATAATAATGAAAAAGAAAATCTAAATATTAGTTTAGATCAACAAATTAATTATTCGCCAGAAATAATTGATAATTTTTCTTCAAATATCTACATTTTTTTACATTTATTAGAGTTTATTAATAACAAAATTGAACAAGAAAAAATTCATTATTCAAAAATTTTCAAGTCCTTTTTAGCAAAAACTCAAAATACACATTATTGAGAATATAGCGCATATACTGTAAAAGATCTTCATCAATTAGAATCTAGAATTTCTAGTTTTCGTCGAATTAAGTTTATAGATAACATTTTAGAACCTAATCAGTACTTTAGTAATTTTTTAATTTTCGACTACAACAAAAATAGTTGAGAAAATAAATTAATTATTTCTTATAATAATGTTAATAAGTTGTGTAAAATTTCTTATTGAGTAAGACAAGCCAACAAAGAAGATAAGAAGTTTTTCAAAAAACTTAAAAAAATTATTAAAAGTAAAAAATAGCAAAAAGGAACAAAATGAGCACAAAACAAGTTACAAAATTCAAAAATAAAGAATATCAAACAACCAAAGAATTAATAACAGCTGGCACAACTTTAAAACTAAAATTAACAGATAAAACTTTCGAGCCTATTGAAATTGTAGATTTTGGTAAGGATTTAAAAGGAAATGATAAATATAAATTAGCAGTTATATCAGTGTTTCCTTCAATAAATACATCAGTTTGTGATGAACAAACAAAAGGTATTATTGAATTATCAAAAAAACATCCAAATGTAAGATTTATTTCAGTATCAGTTGATTTACCTAGCGCCATTGGTCAATGATTAGGTATGAATGGAGCAGATAACATTGAATTTTATTCAGATCACAGACAAAGAACATTTGGTGAAATAGGTTTTCTCATTGATGAAATTTTCTTATTAAATAGAGGATACTTAATTCTAGATACGCAAGGAAAAGTTTTAAAAGTTAGTGCAAATTCTGATGTGCATCAACAAATAGACTTTAACGAATTAGAAGAAGAAATTCAAAAATATAAAAAATAGTGTATAATTTTCTTGTCATATTTTATATATGACATTATGTAAATTTCTCAAACAAATTAGTTCGATTTTTATCGAATTAATTTGTTTTTTATTTGTTTTTTTATAAATTTGTGTAAAATATAGTGGCAATTAGAAATTATTGCAGAAAGAAGATTCACTCTCACCTGATGAATACGTGTTCATAGGTAAAGGCTACAAAATACTAATTTGTTATTATTTTTTAATAATAATTTTTGTTTTGCTGAGAAAGTGGATTTACCACTTTTTTTATTTAATCTCAAGGAGGAAAAATTATTTCCAAACCAAATCCTAAAGCCTTTTCACGTTCAAAACCTACACAAGAACATTGAGTTAACAAAAACATTCCATTTGTAAAAGTTTTTCTTATCGGATCAGATAACGAAAAAATAGGAATAATTGAAACAAAACAAGCAATTGAAATGGCAAAAGAACAAAAACTAGATGTAGTAGTTCTTTCTGTTGACAACTCAACAGGTACACCAAGACCTATTGCCAAAATTTTAGACTACGGAAAATTCAAGTACGAAAGAAAGAAAAAACAAAAAGTTGAAAAAGAAAAACAATCTTTTACCAACAACAGAGAAATTAGACTTTCTTTTGGAATAAACATAAACGACATAAAAATCAAAGCAAAAAAAGCTAAAGAATTTTTACTAGACAATGACAGAGTTAAAGTAGCTCTAAGACTAAGAGGGCGTGAAAACACAAGACCTGAACAAGGAAAATTAATTTTAAATTCCTTTTTTGATGAAGTAAAATCAATTGCAAAATTAAGTAAAGAAATGCAATTAGCTGGTAATTTTATAACTTTACACCTCGAAAGAGATAAAAAGAAACTACCTAAATTTACTTCTTCAAAACAGATAAAAGAATTAATTGATTTTGAAAAAACATTAAAGGAAGAAGAACCAAATAATGCCTAAAGCAAAGACAAAATCAGCACTAAAAAAGAGAATTAAAGTAACTGCTTCTGGAAAAATTAAGCACAAACATGCATATCGTTCTCACTTAGCACAAAATAAATCTACAAAACAAAAAAGACAGTCCAGACACGCAACAACAATGTCATCTTCTGATTACAAAAGAATAAAAGACTTAATTTAATAGATTTATTAATAATTTTATTTAATATTAAAAGGAGATTTTACCAATGAGAGTAAAAGGCGGAACTGTCACAAGAGCTAGAAGAAAAAAATGATTAAAATTAGCTAAAGGATACTGAGGACATAAATCCATAGGTTACAAAGTTGCTAAACAAGCAGTTGTTAAATCATGAACTTATGCATTTAGAGATAGAAAACAAGTAAAAAGAGATTTTCGTAAATTATGAATTAGCAGAATTAACGCTGCTTCAAGACCACTTGGTTTAAGTTATTCACAATTAATCAACGGACTTAAAAAAGCTAATATAGAAATCAACAGAAAAATGCTTTCAGAACTTGCAATTAATGAACCTGAAACATTTGCTAAAATAGTAGAACAAGTAAAAAACACAATAAATAAAGGATAATAATATGGCAAGAAAAGATGATATCACAGGCAAAGGTCCTTTAAGTGGAAATAACCGTTCACACGCTTTAAATGCAACTAAAAGAAAATTTAACCTAAACTTACAAAAAGTTGTAATCGAAGTTAACGGAGTAAAACAAACTTTAAAAGTAAGTGCAAAAACTAAAAAAACACTTAGAAAAAAAGGTTTAATTTAATATTTTTATATTTATATAATAATATGTCTTAAAAAAGCAAAATTTGTTTTTGCTTTTTTTATTTTTTTTAAAAACAGATTTAATTCATAAATTAAAATAAAAAAAACATAATATAGTATAATTAAACCAATATAGTAAAAACTACAAAAGGAGCAAAATGAATTTTAAATACATTAAAAAAGACCATGTAATGCGTTCTTATGATGAACAAGTAAGATTTTTAGACATTGATGGTAATTTAATTGACAAAAAAGTTGATACTGAATTAACTAAAGAACAGCTATTAGAAGCTTATAAATGAATGGTTTTATCACGTCAACAAGATACTTATATGACTCAACTACAAAAACAAGGTAGAATGCTTTCATTCGCGCCAAACTTTGGAGAAGAGGCTTTACAAGTAGCTAGTGCTTTTGCACTTACAAAAGACGACTGATTTGCACCAGCTTTTAGATCAAATGCAACAATGTTAGCATTAGGTGTGCCAATCAAAAACCAATTACTATACTGAAATGGACAAGAAAGAGGTTCAGTTACACCAGTAGGTGTTAACGTTTTACCAGTTAACATTCCAATAGCAACTCAATACTCACATGCTGCTGGAATTGCTTATGCAGCAAAATTACAAGGTAAAAAAATCGTTGCTATGTCAATAGTAGGAAACGGTGGTACAGGAGAAGGTGAATTTTACGAAGCTATGAATATAGCAAGTATTTGACAATGACCAGCTGTATTTACTGTAAACAACAACCAATGAGCAATTTCAACTCCATTTAAATATGGATCAGGATCAAAAACTATTTCACAAAAAGCAGAAGCTGTAGGAATCCCAGGTGTTATAGTAGATGGAAACGACTTGCTAGCTTCATATGCAGTAATTAAAGAAGCTGTAGAATGAGCACGTCAAGGAAATGGACCAGTTTTAGTTGAATTTTTAACATGAAGACAAGGTGTTCATACTTCTTCAGATAATCCAAGAATTTATCGTACAGAAGAAGAAGAAAAAGAACATGAAAAATGAGAACCATTCCACAGAATAGAAAAATACTTAAAAGACAAAAACTTTATTACTGATGAAGAAATCAAGAAAATTTGAGAAACTTCTTTAGATAAAGTTAAAGCAACTTATGAAGAATCATTAAAAGAATTAGACACTCAATTAGATGAAATCTTTGATCATACATATGCAACATTAACTCAAGAGTTAAAAGAACAAAAACAACAAGCTAAAGAATACTATGCAAAGGAAGGTAAATAATTTATGTCAACAAAAGCATTAAATAATATTGGTGCAGTTACTGATGCACTAGCATTAATGATGGAAAAAGACCCAACTGTTGTTCTTTGAGGAGAAGATGCAGGATTTGAAGGTGGAGTTTTTAGAGCAACTGAAGGATTACAGAAAAAATTTGGAATCTCACGTGTATTCGACGCTCCTATTGCTGAAGCAACAATCGCTGGAATTGGTGTTGGTGCTGCACTTTATGGTTTAAAACCAGTAGTTGAAATGCAATTCCAAGGATTCTCATATCCAGCATTCCAACAAATTATGACCCACGCTGCTAGATATAGAAACCGTACAAGAGGTAGATTTACTGTTCCTATGGTAGTAAGAATGCCAATGGCTGGAGGAGTTAGAGCTCTAGAACACCACTCAGAAGCAATCGAGGCTTTATTTGCTCACGTTCCAGGTCTAAAAGTTGTTATGCCTTCAACACCTTATGATACAAAAGGTTTATTAATTGCAGCTATTAACGACCCAGATCCAGTTATTTTCTTAGAACCAAAGAAAATTTATCGTTCATTTAAACAAGAAGTTCCAGAAGGAATCTACGAAGTTGAAATCGGAAAAGCAAATGTTTTAGTAGAAGGTTCTGATTTAACACTAGTAACATATGGAGCTCAAGTGCATGAAGCATTAGCAGCTTTAAAAGAATTAAATGGTCAATACTCAGTTGAAATAATTGACTTAAGAACAATTTCTCCTTTAGATACAGATACAGTTATTAACTCTGTTAAAAAAACAGGAAGACTTTTAGTTGTTCACGAAGCTGTTAAATCATTTTCAGTTTCAGCTGAAATTATTACAAGAGTAAATGAAAAAGCATTTGAATTCTTATTAGCACCTCCAGCAAGATTAACAGGATATGACATCACAGTTCCTTTAGCTAGAGGAGAAGGATTCCACGCAATCGACAACAAAAAAATTCTTACCAAAATTAAAGAAGTAATGAGCTTCGAAGGTTAAGAAATTTAAGGAATTTAAAAATGGAAAAAAGATTTGTAACCCCACTAGCAAAAGCGCTAGCGGAAAAATTAGGTATTAACATTGATTTAGTAAAAGGTTCAGGTCCAGCAGGTAGAGTTTTAAGAGAAGATGTTCTTGCATTTTCTAAAAATCCACAACCAACACAACCTGCACCTGCTCAAGTAGCAACACCAGCACCTGCGCCAGCTACACCTGCGCCAGCCGCAACAGTTGCTACTTCACAAGGACTTACAGGGAAAGTTGAAAAAGTTGCACCTATTAGAAAAGCAATCGCAAAAGCAATGAAAACTTCATGAGCTTCAGTTGCTTATGTTAACTTAGTAAACGAAATCGATGTTACTAACTTATGGAATTTAAGAAAAAAAGTAGTTGATGATATTCAAAAAACAACAGGACTAAAAATTACTTTTTTATCCTTCATTTCTAAAGCAATTTTAATCGCATTACAAGAGTTCCCAATTCTAGCTGCTAAATACGATGAAGCTACTGAATCACTTGTTTATCCATCTACAATTAATTTAGGAATCGCAGTAGATACAGAAGCAGGTTTAATGGTTCCAGTTATTAAAGATGCACAAAATTTATCAATGGTGCAAATTGGACAAGAAATCAATCGTTTAGCTAAAGCTGCAAGAGATAGAAAAATCAAAGCAGCTGAAATGTCAGGTGGTTCATTTACAATTACAAACTACGGATCAGTGGGAGCATTATATGGAGTTCCAGTTATCAACTACCCAGAAATTGCAATTGCTGGAGTTGGAGCTATTCAATCTAATGTTCGTTGAGTAAACGGACAAGCAACTGAAGGTAAAGTTATGCATCTTACAGTAGCAGCTGATCACCGTTGAGTAGATGGTGGAACAATTGGAAGATTTATTTCAAGAGTAAAAGAATTGCTTGAAAAACCAGAAATTTTGGGTATAATATAATTTCACAATAAATAATTAATCACATTTTCATTTTTTAAACTTTGCAACTTTTTGGTTGCAAAGTTTAAATATGTTAAAGAATTAAAAAAAAACGGAGAAATATGTTTAAGTTCAAATTCGCCGATATAGGTGAGGGTCTACACGAAGGAGTTGTAGGCGAAATCTTTGTCAAAGAAGGAGATATGGTAAAAGAAGGAGATTCATTATTTTCAGTTGAAACTGATAAAATGGCTTCTGAAATTCCTTCTCCTGCAACTGGTAAAATTGTTAAAATCTTAATGGCACAAGGTGATACTATCCACGTTGGACAAGAAATTTTCCACATTGATGATGGAAAAGGTGATTCTGGAGATTCAGCTCCAGCTGAAGAAACACCAGCACCTGCACCAGAAGCTCCTAAAAAAGAAGAAGCACAAGAAGAAGGTGGAGCATCAGTTGTTGGTGAAGTTAAAGTATCTAACGAATTATTTGATTTAAGTGCATTTGCAAAACCAAAACCAGCTACAACTACTGAAGCAAAACCTGAAAGTGCATTAAGCAGAAGAGCAGCAATGCGTGAAAAAGTTTTAGCACAACAAGCAGAAGCAAAATCTAAAGGCACAACATATTCAGGAACAGTTGATGAAGAATTTGATGTAATAGTAATCGGTTCAGGTCCTGGTGGTTATCTTGCTGCATCTGAAGCAGGACAAAATGGTCTAAAAACTTTAATTGTTGAAAAAGAATTCTGAGGTGGAGTTTGTTTAAATGTTGGATGTATTCCAACTAAAGCAATGCTAAAAAGTGCAGAAGTATTAGAATTAGTTAACCACGCTTCAGAATACGGTGTAATAGGACACACAGTTCCATTTAAATTAAGCTGAGAAAAAATGCATGAACGTAAAAGAGGCGTTGTTGCTAAACTAGTAGGCGGAGTTCAAGGAATAGTAAGAGCTGCAAAAGCTAAATCAGAAATTGGACAAGCAGAATTTTTAGCAAGTCATGTAATTAAAGTAAATGGAAAAGTTTATCGTGGTAAAAACTTAATTATTGCTACCGGATCAACTGATAGAAAAATTGACCTACCAGGTTTTGCACAAGCTTATGAATCAGGTGAAGTAATTACATCAAAAGAAGCAATCAACTTAGAAAAACAACCAAAATCTATTACTATAGTAGGTGGTGGAGTAATTGGAGTTGAATTTGCACAAATTTTTGCCACAGCAGGAACAAAAGTTACCATCTTACAAAATTTACCTTTAATTTTAGCTAACTTAGATAGCGAAATTTCAAAACAAGTAAGT
This Mycoplasma sp. 1654_15 DNA region includes the following protein-coding sequences:
- the rplT gene encoding 50S ribosomal protein L20, with the translated sequence MRVKGGTVTRARRKKWLKLAKGYWGHKSIGYKVAKQAVVKSWTYAFRDRKQVKRDFRKLWISRINAASRPLGLSYSQLINGLKKANIEINRKMLSELAINEPETFAKIVEQVKNTINKG
- the rpmB gene encoding 50S ribosomal protein L28 yields the protein MARKDDITGKGPLSGNNRSHALNATKRKFNLNLQKVVIEVNGVKQTLKVSAKTKKTLRKKGLI
- the rpmI gene encoding 50S ribosomal protein L35 — its product is MPKAKTKSALKKRIKVTASGKIKHKHAYRSHLAQNKSTKQKRQSRHATTMSSSDYKRIKDLI
- a CDS encoding redoxin domain-containing protein is translated as MSTKQVTKFKNKEYQTTKELITAGTTLKLKLTDKTFEPIEIVDFGKDLKGNDKYKLAVISVFPSINTSVCDEQTKGIIELSKKHPNVRFISVSVDLPSAIGQWLGMNGADNIEFYSDHRQRTFGEIGFLIDEIFLLNRGYLILDTQGKVLKVSANSDVHQQIDFNELEEEIQKYKK
- the ychF gene encoding redox-regulated ATPase YchF; translation: MSLKAGIVGLPNVGKSSLFSALTSSTVEIANYPFATIDPTVAIVEIKDKRLNEIAKIVNPEKVVYATFSFVDIAGLIAGASKGEGLGNKFLANIRDVDAIIHVVRCFEDNKIIHVSNKIDPKADVEVINLELILSDLSVIENVLKRVAKRAQNTPDKTAKLEYELAQKIEKVLKLGQPARTLDYSDEEKKLLQSWQLLSLKPVLYVANIDQESIKNPTINKYYVELEKIAKQENNKIIPISVQIEYEISLLNTEEKEEFLQEYNLKEPGLDILTREAFSLLNLANYFTAGVKEVRAWTFKKGYTAPQCGGIIHSDFEKKFIKVEIISYNDFIESKGEKNAKEQGKQRLEGKNYLVQDGDICNFKFGK
- a CDS encoding adenine phosphoribosyltransferase, with product MQSKQINLEKFIRDVKDFPIEGIIFKDISPLLANGKALHCTIHKMAELAKDADVIIGPDARGFLFGTPTAAFLKKPFIMVRKPKKLPGDVISFEYELEYGTSTLEIQTNMLKPGQKVAIIDDVLATGGTMKAITDLIESQGAVVHKIVFLLELVALNGIEKLKNYDVSSLIRVE
- the rpsF gene encoding 30S ribosomal protein S6, which translates into the protein MSKYEIMTVLAPGTELKVIEDILKSVFSAKNIEKFEKLERTELAYEIKKHKQGIFVLANVKAEESLIEEFVRRANILKKQILRFLVINLDSERGINKTFKAIKNDKQRFFSSKKTTASTEENKGFTKPFAKKSFSKKSEETDTSKTTEHEKKPRQPRTIKTKEVKESKVASTAKKVEKTAENKE
- the infC gene encoding translation initiation factor IF-3, which codes for MPFVKVFLIGSDNEKIGIIETKQAIEMAKEQKLDVVVLSVDNSTGTPRPIAKILDYGKFKYERKKKQKVEKEKQSFTNNREIRLSFGININDIKIKAKKAKEFLLDNDRVKVALRLRGRENTRPEQGKLILNSFFDEVKSIAKLSKEMQLAGNFITLHLERDKKKLPKFTSSKQIKELIDFEKTLKEEEPNNA
- a CDS encoding single-stranded DNA-binding protein translates to MNKVILVGRIVNDLTLNRTKSGLDYLRFNLAIERRKFSSDAEDITDFIPIVAWRFNAINIYSLSTKGSLILIEGYLSSGRYQKEDGSNVYTLDVVVDTFRALETKEQLELRKKKNISESHQPSFKASTPSSVNEPTFVNANTSKAETISENLQATNDETDDDDDDIFIDWNFNSMDE
- the rpsR gene encoding 30S ribosomal protein S18; the encoded protein is MNKKNKKKLKKKPCHFCETQTVYIDYKNVEVLEKFVNPHGKIQPSRITGSCSKHQRQVSLAIKRARMIALMAFVGERVRR
- the pdhA gene encoding pyruvate dehydrogenase (acetyl-transferring) E1 component subunit alpha is translated as MNFKYIKKDHVMRSYDEQVRFLDIDGNLIDKKVDTELTKEQLLEAYKWMVLSRQQDTYMTQLQKQGRMLSFAPNFGEEALQVASAFALTKDDWFAPAFRSNATMLALGVPIKNQLLYWNGQERGSVTPVGVNVLPVNIPIATQYSHAAGIAYAAKLQGKKIVAMSIVGNGGTGEGEFYEAMNIASIWQWPAVFTVNNNQWAISTPFKYGSGSKTISQKAEAVGIPGVIVDGNDLLASYAVIKEAVEWARQGNGPVLVEFLTWRQGVHTSSDNPRIYRTEEEEKEHEKWEPFHRIEKYLKDKNFITDEEIKKIWETSLDKVKATYEESLKELDTQLDEIFDHTYATLTQELKEQKQQAKEYYAKEGK